From the genome of Cytobacillus firmus, one region includes:
- a CDS encoding Stf0 family sulfotransferase, which yields MYKQKNLLKEIPEINFKEKKALVILSTQRSGSTMLCQDIKALGILGTPDEHFWQVLTQKKGTSGEQLVDYFTSNGNLNNSDFYSIKLMYNHLDMFGFWISDRVLDKETNTKKYRELALRFFLEKFDNVTFIYIQRKNKFEQALSHYRSAKTNLWHIIEGKKVKTKHSNSLKEHQLLDNIDIELFNRIYDRTCRQDKQLQKFMKKQGINYIPLVYEEIRNEYPSYLLEIGAKAGVKLDVKSLDERKIKKIVSKEFALTFKEALLEITDREYL from the coding sequence ATGTACAAACAAAAGAATCTATTAAAAGAGATACCTGAAATAAATTTTAAGGAAAAAAAAGCCTTGGTAATTCTGTCCACACAGCGAAGTGGTAGTACTATGCTATGCCAAGATATTAAAGCTCTCGGAATTTTAGGTACACCTGATGAACATTTTTGGCAAGTTCTTACTCAAAAAAAAGGTACATCCGGTGAGCAATTAGTCGACTATTTTACTTCAAATGGAAACCTCAATAACTCTGATTTTTATTCCATTAAACTGATGTACAACCATCTTGATATGTTTGGATTTTGGATAAGTGATAGAGTATTAGACAAAGAAACCAATACGAAGAAATATCGTGAACTTGCATTGCGATTTTTTTTGGAAAAGTTTGACAATGTAACCTTTATATATATTCAGCGTAAGAATAAATTTGAACAAGCACTATCACACTATAGATCTGCAAAAACAAATTTATGGCATATCATTGAAGGAAAAAAAGTTAAGACCAAACATTCGAATTCACTTAAAGAACATCAGTTGCTTGATAATATTGATATAGAGCTTTTCAATAGAATATATGACAGGACGTGCAGGCAAGATAAGCAACTGCAAAAATTTATGAAGAAGCAAGGTATTAATTATATACCTTTGGTTTATGAAGAAATTAGGAATGAATATCCGAGCTATTTGCTGGAAATAGGTGCGAAGGCTGGAGTTAAACTCGACGTTAAATCTTTAGATGAGAGAAAAATCAAAAAAATAGTATCTAAAGAGTTTGCTTTAACATTTAAAGAAGCATTACTTGAAATAACTGATAGGGAATACTTATGA
- a CDS encoding right-handed parallel beta-helix repeat-containing protein — protein sequence MTVINVPAGGSINAAFVGANPGDTIRVAAGVFEENVVIPAGLDRLRLLGAGIGQTILDGTGSGGDGITVGSAFVTIAGFTVRDYSSNGILVNTSDNILRDLEVQNNGDDGIDIQGDRNLIFNIKSTENGSDGIEVGGSNNYVLQSEILKNEDDGIDILGTSTIVLKNKVNGNLDRGIEVNGNGSLIVENVIRKNENDGITVFSDGNLIFLNKTNRNEDDGIEVTSVENNLIFRNNVKNNNEEGIDVNGGDNNRIIENKVKLNAFTGIELSGSADLNIVDQNLVKKNVGPGILLTSDADDNAVRENTLTDNTPDIQADTPADTNNTFDENNCETSSPPGLCS from the coding sequence ATGACAGTAATTAATGTTCCTGCTGGCGGAAGTATTAACGCAGCTTTTGTTGGAGCAAATCCTGGAGATACAATTCGTGTAGCGGCAGGCGTTTTTGAAGAAAATGTTGTCATTCCAGCTGGATTGGATCGCCTCAGACTTCTTGGAGCTGGGATCGGCCAGACAATTTTGGATGGGACAGGTTCCGGTGGTGATGGTATTACAGTGGGCTCAGCTTTTGTGACAATTGCTGGATTTACAGTAAGAGACTATAGTTCTAATGGGATTCTAGTCAATACAAGTGACAACATCCTCCGCGATCTTGAAGTTCAAAACAATGGAGATGACGGAATCGATATTCAAGGAGATCGCAACTTGATTTTTAATATAAAATCGACAGAAAACGGCAGTGATGGAATCGAAGTAGGCGGCAGTAACAACTATGTGCTCCAAAGTGAAATTTTGAAAAATGAAGACGACGGAATTGATATATTGGGCACAAGCACTATAGTTCTGAAGAATAAGGTGAATGGCAACCTTGATAGGGGTATAGAAGTAAATGGAAATGGTTCACTTATCGTAGAGAATGTTATAAGAAAGAATGAAAACGATGGGATTACCGTTTTTTCAGATGGGAACCTTATCTTCTTGAATAAGACGAATCGTAACGAAGATGACGGAATCGAGGTAACCTCAGTTGAAAATAACTTGATCTTTAGAAATAACGTGAAGAACAACAACGAGGAAGGAATCGATGTAAACGGTGGCGATAACAACCGCATCATAGAAAATAAGGTAAAATTAAACGCATTCACTGGTATTGAATTAAGTGGCAGCGCTGACCTGAACATCGTTGACCAGAACCTGGTGAAAAAGAACGTTGGCCCGGGTATTCTTTTAACTAGTGATGCAGATGATAACGCTGTACGAGAGAATACACTAACTGACAATACACCGGACATTCAGGCAGATACTCCAGCCGATACGAATAACACATTTGATGAAAATAATTGTGAAACCAGTTCCCCCCCAGGACTCTGCTCGTAA